One region of Streptomyces davaonensis JCM 4913 genomic DNA includes:
- a CDS encoding substrate-binding domain-containing protein gives MRRIAICVAASSMTLSLSACGALGVTGDSADASPTKGNDITVGLLLPETANTRYDKFDHPIIRAKVAELTDNKGEVVYANADASAATQGTQMEKMIDDGVDVILLDAVDSKSIAAQVEKAKEAGIPVIAYDRLAEGPIEAYISFDNELVGEVQGRSLMAALGGDVDTSTKIVMMNGSPTDPNAKQFKAGALSELNGQVTIAKTFDTKDWKPENAEANMTEAIEDIGVNNIAAVYSANDGMAGGVIKALEAAGVTELPPITGQDAELDAVQRIVAGEQYMSVYKSYPEEAEAAAEMAVAKVQGKDIKFDSLTADRVDSPTTKDIPAQLVPVVALTTENISDTVVNDGIYKIAEICTSKYKAACDEIGLK, from the coding sequence ATGCGTCGTATCGCCATATGCGTGGCCGCGTCCTCGATGACCCTTTCGCTGTCCGCCTGTGGCGCCCTCGGAGTGACGGGAGACAGTGCCGACGCGAGTCCGACCAAGGGGAACGACATCACGGTGGGGCTGTTGCTGCCGGAGACGGCCAACACCCGGTACGACAAGTTCGACCACCCGATCATCCGGGCGAAGGTGGCCGAGCTCACCGACAACAAGGGCGAGGTCGTCTACGCCAACGCCGACGCGAGCGCCGCTACGCAGGGCACCCAGATGGAGAAGATGATCGACGACGGCGTCGACGTCATCCTGCTGGACGCCGTGGACTCCAAGTCCATCGCGGCCCAGGTGGAGAAGGCCAAGGAGGCCGGTATCCCGGTCATCGCCTACGACCGTCTCGCCGAGGGCCCGATCGAGGCGTACATCTCCTTCGACAACGAGCTCGTGGGCGAGGTGCAGGGCCGCTCCCTGATGGCCGCGCTCGGCGGTGACGTCGACACCTCGACGAAGATCGTCATGATGAACGGCTCGCCCACCGACCCGAACGCCAAGCAGTTCAAGGCGGGCGCGCTCTCCGAGCTCAACGGCCAGGTGACGATCGCGAAGACCTTCGACACCAAGGACTGGAAGCCGGAGAACGCCGAGGCCAACATGACCGAGGCGATCGAAGACATCGGTGTCAACAACATCGCCGCGGTGTACTCCGCCAACGACGGCATGGCCGGCGGTGTCATCAAGGCTCTGGAGGCCGCGGGCGTCACCGAGCTGCCGCCGATCACCGGCCAGGACGCCGAACTCGACGCCGTGCAGCGGATCGTCGCCGGCGAGCAGTACATGAGCGTCTACAAGTCCTACCCCGAGGAGGCCGAGGCGGCCGCCGAGATGGCGGTGGCCAAGGTCCAGGGCAAGGACATCAAGTTCGACTCCCTGACCGCCGACCGGGTCGACAGCCCCACCACCAAGGACATCCCCGCCCAGCTGGTCCCGGTGGTCGCGCTGACGACGGAGAACATCAGCGACACCGTCGTCAACGACGGCATCTACAAGATCGCCGAGATCTGCACCAGCAAGTACAAGGCGGCGTGCGACGAGATCGGCCTCAAGTAG
- a CDS encoding fibronectin type III domain-containing protein, with translation MNPARSTAAATVLATAAGLLAAVATPASAAVTCTSPVFKRTFYANTTFSGTPQKTDCDSAIDQDWGTGAPASGLPSNNFGVRWTVTRDFGSGGPFTLSASGLDGIRVYLDPGTADARKISLWTNTSTTVSKTVNVTVPAGKHTLRVDYVNWTGSAKVKFGYAPRTSASVDTVAPLRPTGAAVAYDQATGKAKLTWAKNKEMDLAGYRVYRREKGGTFPATPLATTTSTSYTDATLPVTGAAFEYSVRAYDKAGNVSSWAAALAVTTADRTAPGVPSGVGTASEPDGLWVGWGAVEGAASYRVYRAATADGTYTPVGSTAEDSYVDTSAVEGATYYYRVTSLDAAGNESARSTAVSGKRKDLTPPSAVTGVEVTPTEYGFYVTWDANPTPDLESYVVRRGELWGDEEQQVCSLYPGYYVSAGTTSYEYQTVPDGEQSCFIVDAIDDDGNSSFQWTGEAQIVVATELDLTTP, from the coding sequence ATGAACCCAGCCAGAAGCACGGCCGCCGCGACCGTGCTCGCCACCGCGGCCGGCCTGCTCGCCGCCGTAGCGACTCCCGCCTCCGCCGCGGTCACCTGCACCTCCCCGGTGTTCAAGCGGACGTTCTACGCGAACACCACCTTCTCCGGCACCCCGCAGAAGACCGACTGCGACAGCGCGATCGACCAGGACTGGGGCACGGGCGCCCCGGCCTCGGGCCTGCCGAGCAACAACTTCGGCGTGCGCTGGACGGTGACCCGGGACTTCGGGTCCGGCGGACCCTTCACGCTCAGCGCGTCCGGCCTCGACGGCATCCGGGTCTATCTGGACCCCGGCACGGCGGACGCCCGCAAGATCAGCCTGTGGACGAACACCTCCACCACGGTCTCCAAGACCGTCAACGTGACCGTCCCGGCCGGCAAGCACACCCTGCGCGTCGACTACGTCAACTGGACCGGCTCCGCCAAGGTCAAGTTCGGCTACGCGCCCCGCACTTCGGCCTCCGTCGACACGGTCGCCCCGCTGCGCCCGACCGGAGCGGCGGTCGCTTACGACCAGGCCACCGGCAAGGCCAAGCTGACCTGGGCGAAGAACAAGGAGATGGACCTCGCGGGGTACCGCGTCTACCGGCGGGAGAAGGGCGGCACGTTCCCCGCCACGCCCCTCGCCACGACGACGTCGACGTCGTACACGGACGCCACCCTTCCCGTGACCGGCGCCGCGTTCGAGTACTCCGTCCGCGCCTACGACAAGGCCGGCAACGTCTCCTCGTGGGCGGCGGCGCTCGCCGTCACCACGGCGGACCGGACGGCGCCCGGCGTGCCGAGCGGGGTCGGCACGGCTTCCGAGCCGGACGGGCTGTGGGTCGGCTGGGGCGCCGTCGAGGGGGCCGCGTCGTACCGGGTGTACCGGGCGGCCACGGCGGACGGCACGTACACGCCGGTCGGCAGCACCGCGGAGGACTCCTACGTGGACACCTCGGCCGTGGAAGGCGCCACCTACTACTACCGGGTGACCTCGCTCGACGCGGCGGGCAACGAGTCCGCGCGGTCCACCGCCGTCAGCGGCAAGCGCAAGGACCTCACCCCGCCGTCCGCGGTGACGGGGGTCGAGGTCACGCCCACCGAGTACGGCTTCTACGTGACCTGGGACGCCAATCCGACACCCGACCTGGAGAGTTACGTGGTGCGCCGGGGCGAGTTGTGGGGCGACGAGGAGCAGCAGGTGTGCTCCCTCTACCCGGGCTACTACGTGAGCGCCGGGACCACCTCGTACGAGTATCAGACCGTCCCGGACGGCGAGCAGTCCTGCTTCATCGTCGACGCCATCGACGACGACGGGAACTCCTCCTTCCAGTGGACCGGCGAGGCGCAGATCGTCGTCGCGACCGAGCTGGACCTGACGACGCCATGA
- a CDS encoding DNRLRE domain-containing protein, producing MQRTNRRRWIQATAALTLAGFLTGDPSLASLPAPAADQIVNSPAKAVTLGDDKPDIAKLLGLSEEEAARRNAKIQNRRIELLSQRTESSSVYVNPDGTLTAETYAGPVRVKQADGSWSHIDTGLTDEGAALEPETAAADIAVSDGGDKKLASVAKGGASMALGWEHTLPTPTVKDDTASYDLGDGQTLTVTALKQGFSQNVLLDEAPTADLTYRIPVILKGLTLSEADSGHLLLKNGAGKLVAEAPAPMMWDSSVDKRSGESKHLAALDTEIETAADGTQTLVLRPDADYFRQNLTYPVTVDPTSTLAVTTDTWVATNYPDSQVSSTELKSGTYNGGTTVARSFLKFDLAGYEGVHVIDTNLALYSYWSSSCTVGTGTAVRRVTEAWSSSAVTWADPPASTTTGQVINTAAKGYSADCPAGTLNFDIDTIVKAWTSGTANHGLLVRGVDETDSSTWRRFHSANHVSGDGSTEPHLTITYNTYPEAPAAPALAPVAGTDVVTSTTPVLSTLVNDGDPQRARAQYVIEPDPAYNDTTYTLTTDTPYVDTMEVAALAVPVENPLPDGKHLRVRARAYDGTDYSTAWSAWRTFTVDTSKAPAPEVPSDLATGATQTTTPLLTGVVKAAGRGAVSAEYLLYDASGATLGEPLTASVQDGDRAVAKVPDALLTDGSTYRWKMRACAEGVCSAYTALQTFTVDVTEEPAPSGTTGTVPAAVTDLKAVPGEHGALVTWSAAEFVGEATDVVTYTVTAVASDGTTVGTKTTTGLSAVFDNLDADAGDVTYTFKVTGKNAYGTGATATSGGIVPAAVPGGTDGYSTAMQAYHFARGGLVQGSYVDANDAAANSAYGAQFVGRLAKDQEALLRERVAGSEDDSDNVSPEATFTDVLAIPSADGTTVTLRATVHTADIIVTDVSTATADPTDQTGETEMRYTFSAGTEPVLLAAVTAAAKEVVVRPTGAALDDFANAIEGDVLADGLEPSAFDGDSTDDGSETTATTVSFDAAQAGTYLRTGAATWAVSNWDAPAMYSQDCTNFVSRAMHLGGDIRMKGSGDESHKSKDHWWRKPSNWIHEETWTWINAAYLKTFMERHMLHSKRNTSNAFTGDIVLYDWKNDGKVDHASIISKISNGKIYVTQHNKNYKYRSLAAQKSAEPRMKIWIYRPKPEWY from the coding sequence GTGCAACGCACCAACCGAAGACGGTGGATCCAGGCCACCGCGGCGCTGACGCTCGCGGGTTTCCTCACCGGTGACCCTTCCCTCGCGTCCCTCCCGGCGCCTGCCGCCGACCAGATCGTGAACAGCCCCGCCAAGGCCGTCACGCTCGGCGACGACAAGCCCGACATAGCCAAGCTGCTCGGGCTGAGCGAGGAGGAGGCCGCCCGGCGCAACGCCAAGATCCAGAACCGGCGCATCGAGCTGCTCTCCCAGCGCACCGAGTCCTCCTCGGTGTACGTGAACCCGGACGGCACGCTGACCGCCGAGACCTACGCGGGCCCCGTCCGGGTCAAGCAGGCCGACGGGTCCTGGAGCCACATCGACACCGGGCTCACCGACGAGGGCGCGGCCCTGGAACCGGAGACGGCGGCCGCCGACATCGCCGTCTCCGACGGCGGCGACAAGAAGCTGGCCTCCGTCGCCAAGGGCGGCGCCTCCATGGCGCTGGGCTGGGAGCACACTCTTCCCACGCCGACGGTGAAGGACGACACCGCCTCCTACGACCTGGGCGACGGGCAGACCCTGACGGTCACCGCCCTGAAGCAGGGCTTCTCCCAGAACGTCCTCCTCGACGAGGCGCCCACCGCAGACCTCACCTACCGCATCCCGGTCATCCTCAAGGGCCTCACCCTCTCCGAGGCGGACTCCGGGCATCTGCTGCTGAAGAACGGCGCGGGCAAGCTGGTCGCCGAGGCCCCGGCGCCGATGATGTGGGACTCATCGGTGGACAAGAGGTCCGGCGAGTCCAAGCATCTCGCGGCCTTGGACACCGAGATCGAGACCGCGGCCGACGGCACCCAGACGCTCGTACTGCGCCCGGACGCCGACTACTTCAGGCAGAACCTGACCTACCCGGTCACCGTCGACCCGACCAGCACGCTGGCGGTCACCACCGACACCTGGGTCGCCACCAATTACCCGGACTCGCAGGTCTCCTCGACGGAGTTGAAGTCGGGAACGTACAACGGCGGTACGACGGTGGCGCGTTCGTTCCTGAAGTTCGATCTCGCGGGCTACGAGGGCGTCCACGTCATCGACACCAACCTGGCCCTGTACTCGTACTGGTCCTCCTCCTGCACGGTGGGCACCGGCACGGCCGTGCGCCGGGTCACCGAGGCCTGGTCGTCGTCCGCGGTCACCTGGGCCGACCCGCCCGCCTCCACCACCACCGGACAGGTGATCAACACCGCCGCCAAGGGCTACTCGGCGGACTGCCCGGCCGGCACGCTGAACTTCGACATCGACACGATCGTCAAGGCCTGGACGAGCGGCACCGCCAACCACGGTCTGCTGGTCCGCGGTGTCGACGAGACCGACTCCTCGACCTGGCGGCGCTTCCACTCCGCCAACCACGTCTCCGGTGACGGCTCTACGGAACCGCACCTGACGATCACGTACAACACCTACCCCGAGGCGCCGGCCGCGCCGGCCCTGGCGCCGGTCGCGGGTACCGACGTGGTCACCTCGACCACTCCGGTGCTGTCGACGCTGGTGAACGACGGCGATCCGCAGCGGGCGCGCGCCCAGTACGTCATCGAGCCGGACCCGGCGTACAACGACACGACGTACACGCTCACCACGGACACGCCGTACGTCGACACCATGGAGGTCGCCGCCCTCGCCGTACCGGTGGAGAACCCGCTGCCCGACGGCAAGCACCTGCGGGTACGGGCCCGGGCCTACGACGGCACCGACTACTCCACGGCCTGGAGCGCCTGGAGGACCTTCACGGTCGACACCTCCAAGGCCCCCGCGCCCGAGGTGCCCAGCGACCTCGCGACGGGCGCCACACAGACGACGACCCCGCTGCTCACCGGCGTCGTCAAGGCCGCGGGCCGGGGCGCCGTGTCGGCCGAGTACCTGCTGTACGACGCCTCCGGCGCCACCTTGGGCGAGCCCCTCACCGCCTCCGTCCAGGACGGCGACCGGGCCGTCGCCAAGGTTCCGGACGCGCTGCTGACCGACGGCTCGACCTACCGCTGGAAGATGCGCGCCTGCGCGGAGGGCGTGTGTTCCGCGTACACCGCGCTCCAGACGTTCACGGTGGACGTGACCGAGGAGCCCGCGCCCTCCGGCACCACCGGCACCGTGCCCGCGGCGGTGACCGACCTCAAGGCCGTGCCCGGTGAGCACGGCGCCCTGGTGACCTGGTCCGCGGCGGAGTTCGTCGGCGAGGCGACCGACGTGGTCACCTACACGGTCACCGCGGTGGCCTCCGACGGGACGACGGTGGGCACCAAGACCACCACGGGCCTGTCCGCGGTCTTCGACAACCTCGACGCGGACGCCGGGGACGTCACCTACACCTTCAAGGTGACCGGCAAGAACGCCTACGGCACCGGCGCGACCGCCACGTCGGGCGGCATTGTCCCGGCGGCCGTGCCGGGCGGTACGGACGGGTACTCGACGGCCATGCAGGCGTACCACTTCGCCCGGGGCGGCCTCGTCCAGGGCAGCTACGTCGACGCGAACGACGCCGCCGCCAACAGCGCGTACGGCGCCCAGTTCGTCGGCCGTCTCGCCAAGGACCAGGAGGCGCTGCTGCGGGAGCGGGTGGCGGGCTCCGAGGACGACTCGGACAACGTCTCGCCCGAGGCCACCTTCACCGACGTCCTGGCCATCCCGTCGGCCGACGGCACGACGGTCACCCTGCGCGCGACGGTGCACACCGCGGACATCATCGTGACCGACGTCAGCACCGCCACCGCCGACCCGACCGACCAGACCGGCGAGACCGAGATGCGCTACACCTTCTCCGCCGGTACGGAGCCGGTCCTGCTGGCCGCAGTCACCGCCGCCGCCAAGGAGGTGGTGGTCCGGCCGACCGGCGCCGCGCTGGACGACTTCGCCAACGCCATCGAGGGAGACGTCCTGGCGGACGGTCTCGAACCCTCGGCGTTCGACGGTGACTCCACGGACGACGGCAGCGAGACCACCGCCACGACGGTCTCCTTCGACGCCGCTCAGGCCGGCACCTACCTGCGCACGGGAGCGGCCACCTGGGCCGTGTCCAACTGGGACGCGCCGGCCATGTACAGCCAGGACTGCACGAACTTCGTCTCCCGGGCGATGCACCTGGGCGGCGACATCAGGATGAAGGGCTCCGGGGACGAGAGCCACAAGAGCAAGGACCACTGGTGGCGCAAGCCGAGCAACTGGATCCATGAGGAGACCTGGACGTGGATCAACGCGGCCTACCTCAAGACCTTCATGGAGCGGCACATGCTGCACTCCAAGCGGAACACGAGCAACGCCTTCACCGGTGACATCGTCCTCTACGACTGGAAGAACGACGGGAAGGTCGACCACGCCTCGATCATCAGCAAGATCAGCAACGGGAAGATCTACGTGACCCAGCACAACAAGAACTACAAGTACCGCAGCCTGGCCGCCCAGAAGAGCGCGGAGCCGAGGATGAAGATCTGGATCTACCGGCCCAAGCCGGAGTGGTACTGA